A region from the Hypomesus transpacificus isolate Combined female chromosome 11, fHypTra1, whole genome shotgun sequence genome encodes:
- the ldb1a gene encoding LIM domain-binding protein 1-A isoform X5, whose translation MSVGGCACPGCSSKSFKLYSPKEPPNGSAFPPFHPGSMLDRDVGPTPMYPPSYMEPGMGRHTPYGNQTDYRIFELNKRLQNWTEDCDNLWWDAFTTEFFEDDAMLTITFCLEDGPKRYTIGRTLIPRYFRSIFEGGATELFYVLKHPKESFHSNFVSLDCDQCTMVTQNGKPMFTQVCVEGRLYLEFMFDDMMRIKTWHFSIRQHREVLPRSILAMHDPQMLDQLAKNITRCGLSNSTLNYLRLCVILEPMQELMSRHKTYSLSPRDCLKTCLFQKWQRMVAPPAEPARQAPNKRRKRKVSGGSTMSGGGGNNANSKKKSPANTFALSTQDLVGTKTCTVPELEDRS comes from the exons gctgtTCGTCTAAGTCGTTCAAGCTGTACTCCCCCAAGGAGCCCCCCAACGGCAGTGCCTTCCCCCCCTTCCATCCAGGCAGCATGCTGGACAGAGACGTGGG GCCGACGCCCATGTACCCTCCTTCATACATGGAGCCAGGAATGGG GAGACATACGCCATATGGAAACCAGACAGACTACAGGATATTTGAGCTCAACAAGCGACTACAGAACTGGACGGAG GACTGTGACAACTTGTGGTGGGATGCCTTCACTACAGAGTTCTTTGAGGATGATGCCATGCTCACCATCACCTTCTGTCTGGAGGATGGTCCAAAGCGCTAca CCATTGGCCGGACCCTGATCCCGCGCTACTTCCGGAGTATCTTTGAAGGGGGCGCCACTGAGCTGTTCTACGTGCTCAAGCACCCCAAGGAGTCCTTCCACAGtaactttgtgtccttggactgTGACCAGTGCACCATGGTCACCCAGAACGGCAAGCCCATGTTTACACAG gtgtgtgtggagggccgTCTGTACCTGGAGTTCATGTTTGACGACATGATGAGGATCAAGACCTGGCACTTCAGCATCAGACAGCACCGAGAGGTGCTCCCCAGGAGCATTCTGGCCATGCAC GACCCTCAGATgctggaccagctggctaagaACATCACCAGATGTGGTCTGTCCAACTCCACACTCAACTACCTCCGG ctGTGTGTGATCCTGGAGCCCATGCAGGAGTTGATGTCCAGACACAAGACCTATAGTCTCAGCCCCCGGGACTGCCTCAAGACCTGCCTCTTCCAGAAGTGGCAGAGGATGGTGGCCCCCCCAG CCGAGCCAGCCCGCCAGGCCCCGaacaagaggaggaaaaggaaggtTTCCGGCGGCAGCACCATGAGCGGAGGAGGGGGCAACAACGCCAACAGCAAGAAGAAGAGCCCCGCCAACACCTTTGCGCTCTCCACCCAG GACCTGGTTGGAACAAAAACCTGTACAGTGCCGGAGCTTGAGGACCGGAGTTGA
- the ldb1a gene encoding LIM domain-binding protein 1-A isoform X4, whose translation MSVGGCACPGCSSKSFKLYSPKEPPNGSAFPPFHPGSMLDRDVGPTPMYPPSYMEPGMGRHTPYGNQTDYRIFELNKRLQNWTEDCDNLWWDAFTTEFFEDDAMLTITFCLEDGPKRYTIGRTLIPRYFRSIFEGGATELFYVLKHPKESFHSNFVSLDCDQCTMVTQNGKPMFTQVCVEGRLYLEFMFDDMMRIKTWHFSIRQHREVLPRSILAMHDPQMLDQLAKNITRCGLSNSTLNYLRLCVILEPMQELMSRHKTYSLSPRDCLKTCLFQKWQRMVAPPAEPARQAPNKRRKRKVSGGSTMSGGGGNNANSKKKSPANTFALSTQVPDLVGTKTCTVPELEDRS comes from the exons gctgtTCGTCTAAGTCGTTCAAGCTGTACTCCCCCAAGGAGCCCCCCAACGGCAGTGCCTTCCCCCCCTTCCATCCAGGCAGCATGCTGGACAGAGACGTGGG GCCGACGCCCATGTACCCTCCTTCATACATGGAGCCAGGAATGGG GAGACATACGCCATATGGAAACCAGACAGACTACAGGATATTTGAGCTCAACAAGCGACTACAGAACTGGACGGAG GACTGTGACAACTTGTGGTGGGATGCCTTCACTACAGAGTTCTTTGAGGATGATGCCATGCTCACCATCACCTTCTGTCTGGAGGATGGTCCAAAGCGCTAca CCATTGGCCGGACCCTGATCCCGCGCTACTTCCGGAGTATCTTTGAAGGGGGCGCCACTGAGCTGTTCTACGTGCTCAAGCACCCCAAGGAGTCCTTCCACAGtaactttgtgtccttggactgTGACCAGTGCACCATGGTCACCCAGAACGGCAAGCCCATGTTTACACAG gtgtgtgtggagggccgTCTGTACCTGGAGTTCATGTTTGACGACATGATGAGGATCAAGACCTGGCACTTCAGCATCAGACAGCACCGAGAGGTGCTCCCCAGGAGCATTCTGGCCATGCAC GACCCTCAGATgctggaccagctggctaagaACATCACCAGATGTGGTCTGTCCAACTCCACACTCAACTACCTCCGG ctGTGTGTGATCCTGGAGCCCATGCAGGAGTTGATGTCCAGACACAAGACCTATAGTCTCAGCCCCCGGGACTGCCTCAAGACCTGCCTCTTCCAGAAGTGGCAGAGGATGGTGGCCCCCCCAG CCGAGCCAGCCCGCCAGGCCCCGaacaagaggaggaaaaggaaggtTTCCGGCGGCAGCACCATGAGCGGAGGAGGGGGCAACAACGCCAACAGCAAGAAGAAGAGCCCCGCCAACACCTTTGCGCTCTCCACCCAGGTACCT GACCTGGTTGGAACAAAAACCTGTACAGTGCCGGAGCTTGAGGACCGGAGTTGA
- the ldb1a gene encoding LIM domain-binding protein 1-A isoform X2, which translates to MSVGGCACPGCSSKSFKLYSPKEPPNGSAFPPFHPGSMLDRDVGPTPMYPPSYMEPGMGRHTPYGNQTDYRIFELNKRLQNWTEDCDNLWWDAFTTEFFEDDAMLTITFCLEDGPKRYTIGRTLIPRYFRSIFEGGATELFYVLKHPKESFHSNFVSLDCDQCTMVTQNGKPMFTQVCVEGRLYLEFMFDDMMRIKTWHFSIRQHREVLPRSILAMHDPQMLDQLAKNITRCGLSNSTLNYLRLCVILEPMQELMSRHKTYSLSPRDCLKTCLFQKWQRMVAPPAEPARQAPNKRRKRKVSGGSTMSGGGGNNANSKKKSPANTFALSTQDVMMVGEPTLMGGEFGDEDERLITRLENTQFDTANGLEDEDSFNSSPALGGGHSPWNNKNPNSQESKNDNPGSQASQ; encoded by the exons gctgtTCGTCTAAGTCGTTCAAGCTGTACTCCCCCAAGGAGCCCCCCAACGGCAGTGCCTTCCCCCCCTTCCATCCAGGCAGCATGCTGGACAGAGACGTGGG GCCGACGCCCATGTACCCTCCTTCATACATGGAGCCAGGAATGGG GAGACATACGCCATATGGAAACCAGACAGACTACAGGATATTTGAGCTCAACAAGCGACTACAGAACTGGACGGAG GACTGTGACAACTTGTGGTGGGATGCCTTCACTACAGAGTTCTTTGAGGATGATGCCATGCTCACCATCACCTTCTGTCTGGAGGATGGTCCAAAGCGCTAca CCATTGGCCGGACCCTGATCCCGCGCTACTTCCGGAGTATCTTTGAAGGGGGCGCCACTGAGCTGTTCTACGTGCTCAAGCACCCCAAGGAGTCCTTCCACAGtaactttgtgtccttggactgTGACCAGTGCACCATGGTCACCCAGAACGGCAAGCCCATGTTTACACAG gtgtgtgtggagggccgTCTGTACCTGGAGTTCATGTTTGACGACATGATGAGGATCAAGACCTGGCACTTCAGCATCAGACAGCACCGAGAGGTGCTCCCCAGGAGCATTCTGGCCATGCAC GACCCTCAGATgctggaccagctggctaagaACATCACCAGATGTGGTCTGTCCAACTCCACACTCAACTACCTCCGG ctGTGTGTGATCCTGGAGCCCATGCAGGAGTTGATGTCCAGACACAAGACCTATAGTCTCAGCCCCCGGGACTGCCTCAAGACCTGCCTCTTCCAGAAGTGGCAGAGGATGGTGGCCCCCCCAG CCGAGCCAGCCCGCCAGGCCCCGaacaagaggaggaaaaggaaggtTTCCGGCGGCAGCACCATGAGCGGAGGAGGGGGCAACAACGCCAACAGCAAGAAGAAGAGCCCCGCCAACACCTTTGCGCTCTCCACCCAG GACGTGATGATGGTGGGAGAGCCCACCTTGATGGGAGGGGAGTTTGGTGACGAGGACGAGCGTCTGATCACGCGTCTGGAGAACACGCAGTTTGACACGGCCAACGGGCTGGAGGACGAGGACAGTTTCAACAGCTCGCCCGCCCTCGGCGGGGGCCACTCCCCCTGGAACAACAAGAACCCCAACAGCCAGGAGAGCAAGAACGACAACCCCGGCTCCCAGGCCTCTCAGTAG
- the ldb1a gene encoding LIM domain-binding protein 1-A isoform X3, producing MLDRDVGPTPMYPPSYMEPGMGRHTPYGNQTDYRIFELNKRLQNWTEDCDNLWWDAFTTEFFEDDAMLTITFCLEDGPKRYTIGRTLIPRYFRSIFEGGATELFYVLKHPKESFHSNFVSLDCDQCTMVTQNGKPMFTQVCVEGRLYLEFMFDDMMRIKTWHFSIRQHREVLPRSILAMHDPQMLDQLAKNITRCGLSNSTLNYLRLCVILEPMQELMSRHKTYSLSPRDCLKTCLFQKWQRMVAPPAEPARQAPNKRRKRKVSGGSTMSGGGGNNANSKKKSPANTFALSTQVPDVMMVGEPTLMGGEFGDEDERLITRLENTQFDTANGLEDEDSFNSSPALGGGHSPWNNKNPNSQESKNDNPGSQASQ from the exons ATGCTGGACAGAGACGTGGG GCCGACGCCCATGTACCCTCCTTCATACATGGAGCCAGGAATGGG GAGACATACGCCATATGGAAACCAGACAGACTACAGGATATTTGAGCTCAACAAGCGACTACAGAACTGGACGGAG GACTGTGACAACTTGTGGTGGGATGCCTTCACTACAGAGTTCTTTGAGGATGATGCCATGCTCACCATCACCTTCTGTCTGGAGGATGGTCCAAAGCGCTAca CCATTGGCCGGACCCTGATCCCGCGCTACTTCCGGAGTATCTTTGAAGGGGGCGCCACTGAGCTGTTCTACGTGCTCAAGCACCCCAAGGAGTCCTTCCACAGtaactttgtgtccttggactgTGACCAGTGCACCATGGTCACCCAGAACGGCAAGCCCATGTTTACACAG gtgtgtgtggagggccgTCTGTACCTGGAGTTCATGTTTGACGACATGATGAGGATCAAGACCTGGCACTTCAGCATCAGACAGCACCGAGAGGTGCTCCCCAGGAGCATTCTGGCCATGCAC GACCCTCAGATgctggaccagctggctaagaACATCACCAGATGTGGTCTGTCCAACTCCACACTCAACTACCTCCGG ctGTGTGTGATCCTGGAGCCCATGCAGGAGTTGATGTCCAGACACAAGACCTATAGTCTCAGCCCCCGGGACTGCCTCAAGACCTGCCTCTTCCAGAAGTGGCAGAGGATGGTGGCCCCCCCAG CCGAGCCAGCCCGCCAGGCCCCGaacaagaggaggaaaaggaaggtTTCCGGCGGCAGCACCATGAGCGGAGGAGGGGGCAACAACGCCAACAGCAAGAAGAAGAGCCCCGCCAACACCTTTGCGCTCTCCACCCAGGTACCT GACGTGATGATGGTGGGAGAGCCCACCTTGATGGGAGGGGAGTTTGGTGACGAGGACGAGCGTCTGATCACGCGTCTGGAGAACACGCAGTTTGACACGGCCAACGGGCTGGAGGACGAGGACAGTTTCAACAGCTCGCCCGCCCTCGGCGGGGGCCACTCCCCCTGGAACAACAAGAACCCCAACAGCCAGGAGAGCAAGAACGACAACCCCGGCTCCCAGGCCTCTCAGTAG
- the ldb1a gene encoding LIM domain-binding protein 1-A isoform X1 — protein MSVGGCACPGCSSKSFKLYSPKEPPNGSAFPPFHPGSMLDRDVGPTPMYPPSYMEPGMGRHTPYGNQTDYRIFELNKRLQNWTEDCDNLWWDAFTTEFFEDDAMLTITFCLEDGPKRYTIGRTLIPRYFRSIFEGGATELFYVLKHPKESFHSNFVSLDCDQCTMVTQNGKPMFTQVCVEGRLYLEFMFDDMMRIKTWHFSIRQHREVLPRSILAMHDPQMLDQLAKNITRCGLSNSTLNYLRLCVILEPMQELMSRHKTYSLSPRDCLKTCLFQKWQRMVAPPAEPARQAPNKRRKRKVSGGSTMSGGGGNNANSKKKSPANTFALSTQVPDVMMVGEPTLMGGEFGDEDERLITRLENTQFDTANGLEDEDSFNSSPALGGGHSPWNNKNPNSQESKNDNPGSQASQ, from the exons gctgtTCGTCTAAGTCGTTCAAGCTGTACTCCCCCAAGGAGCCCCCCAACGGCAGTGCCTTCCCCCCCTTCCATCCAGGCAGCATGCTGGACAGAGACGTGGG GCCGACGCCCATGTACCCTCCTTCATACATGGAGCCAGGAATGGG GAGACATACGCCATATGGAAACCAGACAGACTACAGGATATTTGAGCTCAACAAGCGACTACAGAACTGGACGGAG GACTGTGACAACTTGTGGTGGGATGCCTTCACTACAGAGTTCTTTGAGGATGATGCCATGCTCACCATCACCTTCTGTCTGGAGGATGGTCCAAAGCGCTAca CCATTGGCCGGACCCTGATCCCGCGCTACTTCCGGAGTATCTTTGAAGGGGGCGCCACTGAGCTGTTCTACGTGCTCAAGCACCCCAAGGAGTCCTTCCACAGtaactttgtgtccttggactgTGACCAGTGCACCATGGTCACCCAGAACGGCAAGCCCATGTTTACACAG gtgtgtgtggagggccgTCTGTACCTGGAGTTCATGTTTGACGACATGATGAGGATCAAGACCTGGCACTTCAGCATCAGACAGCACCGAGAGGTGCTCCCCAGGAGCATTCTGGCCATGCAC GACCCTCAGATgctggaccagctggctaagaACATCACCAGATGTGGTCTGTCCAACTCCACACTCAACTACCTCCGG ctGTGTGTGATCCTGGAGCCCATGCAGGAGTTGATGTCCAGACACAAGACCTATAGTCTCAGCCCCCGGGACTGCCTCAAGACCTGCCTCTTCCAGAAGTGGCAGAGGATGGTGGCCCCCCCAG CCGAGCCAGCCCGCCAGGCCCCGaacaagaggaggaaaaggaaggtTTCCGGCGGCAGCACCATGAGCGGAGGAGGGGGCAACAACGCCAACAGCAAGAAGAAGAGCCCCGCCAACACCTTTGCGCTCTCCACCCAGGTACCT GACGTGATGATGGTGGGAGAGCCCACCTTGATGGGAGGGGAGTTTGGTGACGAGGACGAGCGTCTGATCACGCGTCTGGAGAACACGCAGTTTGACACGGCCAACGGGCTGGAGGACGAGGACAGTTTCAACAGCTCGCCCGCCCTCGGCGGGGGCCACTCCCCCTGGAACAACAAGAACCCCAACAGCCAGGAGAGCAAGAACGACAACCCCGGCTCCCAGGCCTCTCAGTAG